Within Streptomyces antibioticus, the genomic segment ACGACTACCAGTACGCGCGCAACACGCTCATCGAGATGAACATGTCCCTGGTGCGGTTCGCCGCCGGGCGGTTCCGCAACCGCGGTGACGACATGGAGGACATCGTCCAGACCGGGATGATCGGCCTGATCAAGGCGATCGACCGGTTCGAGATCTCGCGCGAGGTGGAGTTCACGTCGTTCGCCCTGCCGTACATCGTCGGTGAGATCAAGCGGTTCTTCCGGGACACCACGTGGGCGGTCCACGTGCCGCGGCGGCTCCAGGAGCTGCGGGTGGAGCTGGCCAAGGCGCGCGACGAGCTGGCCGGCCGGCTGGACCGGGAGCCGACGGTGACGGAGCTGGCGACGCTGATGAACATCCCGGAGAAGGAGGTCGTGGAGGCGCAGATCGCCGCCAACGGCTACAACTCCTCCTCCCTCGACGCGGCGCTCACCGGCGACGGCCCCGAGAACGGCGAGTCGGTCCTCGCCGACTTCATCGGTGTGGAGGAGGACGGGCTGCGGCTGGTCGAGGACTTCCACGCGCTGGCCCCGCTGATGGCCGGGCTGAGCGAGCGCGACCGGCAGATCCTGCATCTGCGGTTCGTCGAGGAGGCCACCCAGGCGGAGATCGGCGAGCGGCTCGGCTGCTCCCAGATGCATGTCTCCCGGCTGATCAAGCGGATCATCGCCCGGCTGCGGGAAGGGATGCTGGGCGAGCTGGACCGGGTCTGACGGGTCCGACGGGCCCGGTCACCCGGTCAGCCGCAGCAGGGCCCGGACCCGCTTGCCGACCGGCACGCGCTCGGCGGTGACCTCCTCCGCCAGCGCGTGCACGATCTCCAGACCGTGCCGCCCGATCCGCTCGGGGTCCTTGGGGAAGCGCAGGGGCAGCGCGTCGCTGCTGTCGTAGACGCACACCGTGACGGACTCGGCCGTGCCCTCCAGTTCCAGGATGTACGGGCCGTTGCTGTGCCGGTCGGCGTTGGTGACCAGTTCGCTCACCACGAGCAGTACCGCGCCGCTCTCGCGGTCGCCGATGCGCGCGCACCATTCGGTCCTGAGCTGTTCGACGAAGCGGGCGGCGAAGCCGCGGGCCTCCGCGATGGAACCGGACTCGCCGGTGAAATGGGCCGCCCGCCGGAGCGGTTCCACGGGGACGTCGAAACCGGTCGGTATCACTGCCCCGTCCAGATGGTCGGTCATGCTGTTCTCTCTCCGAAGCCGGACTGGCCGGACGTCTGGCCGGACGTCTCTGCATCTGTCCTCGTACCCCGTGCCGCGCCCGGCAGTCCCGTCACCTTCACCCCGGGCGTGGCGGGCCGCCGAGGACGGGTGGTGCGGACGCGGAAGGCCGCGCCCGGCGGGCGGGCGGGCCCGGTGCTGCTTAGCGTGGCAGGGTGAGCCCCCACCGCCCCTCCGGCCAGGCCCGCACCACCCGCACCACCCTCTTCGCCCGGCACGGCTGGGTCGCGGCGTTCGGTACGGCGCTGGCCGCACTCCTCGCCATGCTGGTCGTGGCCGCGCTGGGCCTGTGGGCGGCCGGTGCCGCGGATCTGCCCGACGGCGCCTTCCCCCGGGTGGTCGCGGCGACCGTGGTGACGGCCGTCGGCGGCACGGTGGAGCTGTCCGGGGACGCGGGTGACCTCGCGGGCGCGGACACCGGGATGACGCTGCTGCCGCTGTCCGTCACGCTCACCGGGGCGCTCGTCGTCGGCGCCGGCTTTCTGCGGCCGCTGCGGCACCGGGCGGTCGCGGGCGCCGGTGAGCTGGCCGGCTGGGCGGCCCGGATCGCCGTGCTGTGGCTGCTGGGTCTGCTGGCCCTGGCGCTCGCGGCCCGGCAGACCTTCGCGGTCTCCCTCGGTGACGACGCCCTGAACAGCCTCGGCGAACTCTTCGGGATCAACCCGGAGGTCGGCTTCGCCGCGGACGTGCCGCTCACCCTCGTGGTGGGGCTGGTGTGGCTCGCCGGTGTCCTGCTGCTGGCGCTGCTGGTCGCGCGCGGGGCCCCGCTGCCGGGCGGGCTGCTGCGCCTCCAGGAGTCGGTGCGGCCGGCCGCGTACGCGATGGTCGCGCTGCTGCTGGCCTGGGTGGTGCTGGGGATCGTCGTCACGCTGGTGGTGGCGGCGACCCGCGGGCATGTCGCGGAGACCTTCGCGGTCGCGCTGTTGGGGCTGCCCAACGTGGTGTGGCCGGCGCTCACGATCGGTATGGGCGGGACCTGGAACGGCAGGGTCGAGGGCCCGTTCGGGCTGCCGATGCCGCATGTCCTGGACGAGGTGCTGCGCGGCGAGGACACCGCCGCGGTGAACCTGCGCTCGCTCGCCGAGCAGGACGGCCGGGTGTGGTGGCTCGTCGCCGTGAACGCCGTCCTGCTGGTGGCCGCCGGGTTCGTGACGGCGGCGCGGTCCCCGGCCCGGACCCGGCTGTGGGAGCACGCCGTACGGATGGCGACGGCGCTGCTGCTCACGGTGCTGATGATCTGTCTGATCTGCCGGATCTCCGCGCACTACGGTCTGACCGTGCTGGGTATCAGCGAGGTCGGCGGGCTCTCCGGCGAACTGGTGCTGCGCCCCGACGTGTGGCCGATGCTGGGGCTGGCCGTGCTGTGGGGGCTGGTCACGGGCTTCCTGGGCGGGCTGCTGGCCCGGCGGGTGCGGCGGCGGGGCGAGGTCCCTCCGGCCTGACGGGCGCCGGGGCGGGCCGGTCACGACCTGCGCATGACCGCCGGTTCGCGGCGGCGCAGCAGCCGCGAGACCACGAACCCGAGGACCGCCGAGAGCACCACGAGCATCGCGATGTTCAGCAGCCAGACGTCGGTCGCGTGCCGGAACATCGGGTCCGCGGTGAGGTCGCCGGGGACCGTCCGG encodes:
- a CDS encoding RNA polymerase sigma factor SigF → MQTAVIRSEAQAVVHTAPLPGVDDPRTVAPRDARELSRQFFQRLAVLEEGTHDYQYARNTLIEMNMSLVRFAAGRFRNRGDDMEDIVQTGMIGLIKAIDRFEISREVEFTSFALPYIVGEIKRFFRDTTWAVHVPRRLQELRVELAKARDELAGRLDREPTVTELATLMNIPEKEVVEAQIAANGYNSSSLDAALTGDGPENGESVLADFIGVEEDGLRLVEDFHALAPLMAGLSERDRQILHLRFVEEATQAEIGERLGCSQMHVSRLIKRIIARLREGMLGELDRV
- a CDS encoding ATP-binding protein; translation: MTDHLDGAVIPTGFDVPVEPLRRAAHFTGESGSIAEARGFAARFVEQLRTEWCARIGDRESGAVLLVVSELVTNADRHSNGPYILELEGTAESVTVCVYDSSDALPLRFPKDPERIGRHGLEIVHALAEEVTAERVPVGKRVRALLRLTG
- a CDS encoding streptophobe family protein, translating into MSPHRPSGQARTTRTTLFARHGWVAAFGTALAALLAMLVVAALGLWAAGAADLPDGAFPRVVAATVVTAVGGTVELSGDAGDLAGADTGMTLLPLSVTLTGALVVGAGFLRPLRHRAVAGAGELAGWAARIAVLWLLGLLALALAARQTFAVSLGDDALNSLGELFGINPEVGFAADVPLTLVVGLVWLAGVLLLALLVARGAPLPGGLLRLQESVRPAAYAMVALLLAWVVLGIVVTLVVAATRGHVAETFAVALLGLPNVVWPALTIGMGGTWNGRVEGPFGLPMPHVLDEVLRGEDTAAVNLRSLAEQDGRVWWLVAVNAVLLVAAGFVTAARSPARTRLWEHAVRMATALLLTVLMICLICRISAHYGLTVLGISEVGGLSGELVLRPDVWPMLGLAVLWGLVTGFLGGLLARRVRRRGEVPPA